One window from the genome of Natrialba magadii ATCC 43099 encodes:
- a CDS encoding chemotaxis protein CheC, which translates to MTLMVDIRKLSFINEMAKVGTNGVADNMTKLTGQDAQMEVMKTNFIDVDDLDSQLEPGKRVGVRVRLLNPPHGHILILFPEESAKKITAIMLNDVVDDMSDVSGKMARSAVEEMGNMMASGFIDGWADVMGRMIDTAAPQLVYAPGEEIVTRTAGLGNDDLALFFDSDLTVPSYQIEAEIYAFPDLEEFVELVNGIDVQPA; encoded by the coding sequence ATGACGCTGATGGTCGACATTCGGAAACTAAGTTTCATTAACGAAATGGCAAAGGTCGGGACGAACGGCGTCGCCGACAACATGACCAAACTGACCGGGCAGGACGCCCAGATGGAGGTGATGAAAACGAACTTCATCGACGTAGACGACCTCGACTCCCAGCTCGAGCCCGGCAAGCGAGTCGGGGTTCGGGTACGGCTTCTCAACCCGCCACACGGGCACATTCTCATTCTCTTCCCCGAAGAGAGTGCGAAGAAAATCACCGCGATTATGCTCAACGACGTCGTCGACGACATGTCCGACGTCTCCGGAAAGATGGCTCGCAGCGCCGTCGAGGAGATGGGGAACATGATGGCAAGCGGGTTCATCGACGGCTGGGCGGACGTGATGGGACGCATGATCGACACGGCGGCCCCACAGCTCGTCTACGCGCCCGGTGAGGAAATCGTCACGCGAACGGCTGGACTCGGGAACGACGATCTCGCCCTGTTCTTCGACTCGGACCTTACGGTTCCGAGCTACCAGATCGAGGCCGAGATCTACGCCTTCCCGGATCTCGAAGAGTTCGTCGAACTGGTCAACGGTATCGACGTGCAACCAGCATGA
- a CDS encoding ICP22 family protein, with amino-acid sequence MTGAALRTFVARSRSVVESAPPAVRPATRTWFVDPFLETLGWDVHADSCTAETTVDDTALEYVFAVDDVPALLVAVEPATETLETDRARSLLEAMTWSGIDRALYTNGRQFLFLAGTETGVGAIDRLVCSLDELVDHEESIEYFTRAAVGQRLDPTSRQAIARQFALERPQLVDEIVATLTDATGEAASAAALETATARFVDQLLVSFGSDDGLQLPADAGDVHEDVSLQFTESTADKTTGAGGATAEDEGEGRGSDTEPASASEAEPNTETESAVDPDEGVDQDGPVGGDGTHRTAETPTSEGATDADDSADSTVDTDDDAATDPYVVRFFNDRGSIGAIGHSQSHEALVQATEYLFERGLSGISVPWSPADVDSEQSVDTEHASSGVDGDSTNSSPPSTTILNDTPHAADGTPMAKPRQLSNGLYLETAGTLDVHGTRVEALTKRAGLRAMLTGAWNDE; translated from the coding sequence ATGACCGGCGCTGCGCTTCGCACGTTCGTCGCTCGATCACGCTCCGTGGTCGAGTCCGCACCACCGGCCGTGCGCCCGGCGACGCGCACCTGGTTCGTCGACCCCTTCCTCGAGACGCTCGGCTGGGACGTCCACGCCGACTCGTGTACGGCCGAGACGACAGTCGACGACACCGCACTCGAGTACGTCTTTGCCGTCGATGACGTCCCTGCTCTCCTCGTCGCTGTCGAACCCGCAACCGAGACACTCGAAACAGATCGAGCGCGCTCTCTGCTCGAAGCGATGACCTGGAGTGGGATCGACCGGGCACTCTACACGAACGGCCGCCAGTTCCTCTTTCTCGCCGGGACGGAGACTGGAGTGGGCGCTATCGATCGACTCGTCTGTTCACTCGACGAACTCGTCGACCACGAGGAGTCGATCGAGTACTTCACGCGTGCCGCGGTCGGCCAGCGCCTCGATCCGACCAGTCGACAGGCCATCGCGAGACAGTTTGCACTCGAGCGCCCGCAACTGGTCGACGAAATCGTCGCGACGCTCACCGACGCGACAGGGGAGGCAGCGAGCGCGGCGGCACTCGAGACGGCGACGGCGCGGTTCGTCGATCAACTGCTCGTTTCGTTCGGATCCGACGATGGGTTGCAACTTCCGGCTGATGCTGGCGATGTCCACGAGGACGTGTCGCTCCAGTTTACAGAGTCGACGGCGGACAAGACCACTGGCGCTGGTGGCGCGACCGCAGAAGACGAGGGAGAAGGGAGAGGGAGCGACACAGAACCAGCGTCAGCGTCGGAGGCCGAACCGAACACGGAGACCGAATCAGCGGTGGATCCGGACGAGGGGGTCGACCAGGACGGGCCTGTCGGCGGTGACGGCACCCACAGAACGGCTGAAACGCCGACGTCTGAAGGAGCGACAGACGCGGACGACAGCGCCGACTCTACGGTGGACACCGACGACGACGCAGCAACCGACCCCTACGTCGTCCGTTTTTTCAACGACCGCGGCTCGATCGGCGCGATCGGTCACTCGCAGTCGCACGAAGCACTCGTACAGGCCACGGAATATCTCTTCGAACGCGGCCTCAGCGGAATTTCGGTCCCCTGGAGTCCGGCAGACGTGGACTCGGAGCAGAGTGTAGATACCGAGCACGCAAGCAGTGGCGTAGACGGGGACAGCACCAACTCGAGTCCCCCGTCGACAACAATCTTGAACGACACTCCGCACGCTGCCGATGGCACACCTATGGCCAAGCCACGCCAACTCTCGAACGGACTCTACCTCGAAACGGCTGGTACGCTCGACGTGCATGGTACTCGAGTTGAGGCACTCACGAAGCGAGCGGGCTTGCGGGCGATGTTGACGGGTGCGTGGAACGACGAGTAA
- a CDS encoding type II secretion system F family protein yields the protein MSLKTDSSATSGNVSGGSDLLGETFYPLYDVLFSEDSEFVKDVETKLTQARMTDTVEMYLSRSLGIGFISGLALWLIGLTLGYLLFATGLIAVDVIIGFPVGNETLLAIIEALRIPALVFVTGLIFGTIGFALGFGSLVAIPYSRASARKREINMLLTDSVSFMYALSVGGLNQLEIIEAMAQADDTYGEVAKEFQSIVKETEYFDVDYRTAIRNQAIETPSDELSQFLTDMLSIVNSGGDMESFLEDKKEKHMRTAKQEQEITLETLELFGEMYMTLSLFPLLLIIIMVVMQMIPQADVTNEMLYMTVYGLIPLTGIGFLVLVSTVKHDEPGDGFLSNTTGDKHVQSGSERGLLNLGLVEQFTGEHSVFDRIKNREGTHETLEVLKRPHIFFRDNPLYTLAVTVPTALVVVTTAMMTGAAPLSWSALLNNVIWGTVLYVYIPFYIIAIPLSIFREWNVRHRNTVVKTLSEDLRKLSSANDTGLTLLESFQSVADTTNGKLAREFELMHTKVNYGTSLKAALIEFNNKYHIPRLARTTRLITEAQEASNQITDVLRTAASASENHDDIERERKSRTRMQVVIIIMTFLTVLAVIAILKTQFIDTMAGLEAGGGDAGADSELAQADLSDNINIDMLSALFFHAVTLQGIISGFICGYIRDADVLSGLKYAIVLATIALLGWTLVA from the coding sequence ATGAGCCTCAAAACCGATTCTAGCGCCACCTCTGGGAACGTTTCCGGTGGTTCCGACCTCCTCGGTGAAACGTTCTACCCCCTCTATGACGTGCTCTTCAGCGAGGACAGCGAATTCGTCAAGGACGTCGAGACGAAACTCACCCAGGCCCGGATGACCGATACGGTCGAGATGTACCTCTCTCGGTCGCTCGGCATCGGCTTCATCAGCGGCCTCGCACTCTGGCTGATCGGACTGACGCTTGGCTATCTCCTGTTTGCAACCGGACTCATCGCCGTCGACGTCATTATCGGCTTCCCCGTTGGCAACGAGACACTGCTCGCGATCATCGAGGCACTTCGAATTCCGGCGCTCGTCTTCGTCACCGGACTCATATTCGGGACGATTGGCTTCGCCCTCGGCTTTGGCTCACTGGTCGCGATACCCTACTCTCGTGCTTCCGCTCGGAAGCGTGAGATCAACATGCTGCTCACAGACTCCGTCTCGTTCATGTACGCGCTGTCGGTCGGTGGCCTGAACCAACTCGAGATCATCGAGGCGATGGCCCAGGCCGACGACACCTACGGCGAGGTCGCAAAGGAGTTCCAGAGCATCGTCAAGGAAACCGAGTACTTCGACGTCGACTACCGAACTGCGATCCGAAATCAGGCGATCGAGACGCCGAGCGACGAACTCTCGCAGTTCCTGACGGACATGCTCTCGATCGTCAACAGCGGCGGTGACATGGAGAGCTTCCTCGAGGACAAGAAAGAAAAGCACATGCGAACAGCCAAGCAGGAACAGGAGATCACCCTCGAGACGCTCGAACTCTTCGGCGAGATGTATATGACGCTCTCGCTGTTCCCACTCCTGTTGATCATCATCATGGTCGTCATGCAGATGATCCCGCAGGCGGATGTCACCAACGAGATGCTGTACATGACCGTCTACGGGCTGATTCCGCTCACAGGGATCGGGTTCCTCGTCCTCGTTTCGACGGTCAAACACGACGAACCGGGCGATGGCTTCCTCTCGAACACGACCGGCGACAAACACGTCCAGAGTGGGTCTGAGCGAGGGCTGTTGAACCTCGGCCTCGTCGAGCAGTTCACCGGCGAACACAGCGTCTTCGACCGCATCAAGAACCGCGAGGGGACCCACGAGACACTCGAGGTGCTCAAGCGACCACACATCTTCTTCCGAGATAATCCGCTGTACACCCTCGCAGTCACGGTTCCGACGGCACTCGTGGTCGTGACGACTGCGATGATGACCGGCGCAGCACCGCTCTCCTGGAGTGCGCTGCTCAATAACGTCATCTGGGGGACGGTGCTCTACGTCTACATTCCGTTCTACATCATCGCGATCCCACTCTCGATCTTCCGCGAGTGGAACGTTCGCCACCGTAACACCGTCGTCAAGACGCTCTCGGAAGACCTCCGAAAGCTCTCGAGTGCGAACGACACAGGACTGACCCTACTCGAGTCGTTCCAATCCGTGGCCGACACGACGAACGGCAAACTTGCCCGCGAGTTCGAGTTGATGCACACGAAGGTCAACTACGGAACGAGTCTGAAGGCGGCGCTCATCGAATTTAACAACAAGTACCACATTCCGCGACTCGCACGGACGACGCGGCTCATTACGGAAGCACAGGAGGCATCCAACCAGATCACAGACGTGCTCCGAACGGCTGCGAGCGCGAGCGAGAATCACGACGATATCGAGCGCGAGCGCAAGTCTCGAACCCGGATGCAGGTCGTCATCATTATCATGACGTTCCTGACGGTGCTCGCCGTGATCGCGATTCTCAAGACCCAGTTCATCGACACGATGGCGGGGCTGGAAGCAGGCGGTGGCGATGCCGGTGCCGACAGTGAACTCGCCCAGGCAGACCTGAGTGACAACATCAATATCGACATGCTCTCAGCGTTGTTCTTCCATGCAGTGACGCTGCAGGGAATCATCTCCGGGTTCATCTGTGGCTATATCCGCGATGCTGACGTACTGAGCGGACTCAAGTACGCGATCGTGCTGGCGACGATCGCGCTTCTCGGCTGGACGCTGGTGGCCTAA
- a CDS encoding CheR family methyltransferase — protein sequence MSGQSESAADSETDTVSGSDPDSNPGPGSRSSPKAPAETDEDAFDDLLAFVEDELNFATSHYNDSYLDRRISSRMRRTQTDTYAEYVDLLHSEPEEQESLLESFSINVTGFFRNPEVWDGIRQILRHCSARTKDTDETIRIWSAACADGREPYSLSLLAHLDPEIDADAVEILGTDISKPALETARNGVYEAPRTVDLDDQLSFLEEYDEQYEQYVERQGRTYTLDDHIRQSVTFERHDLINDEPKSTGDFDLVVCRNLFIYIDNEFKRPILQTIARSLTNDGFLVIGKAETIPPSLKSAFEVRDARRRIYQCDTP from the coding sequence GTGAGCGGGCAGTCAGAGTCTGCTGCTGATAGCGAGACAGACACTGTATCAGGTTCAGATCCAGATTCAAATCCGGGCCCAGGCTCACGCTCAAGTCCAAAAGCTCCCGCAGAGACAGATGAAGACGCCTTCGACGACCTCCTCGCGTTCGTCGAGGACGAACTCAACTTCGCGACGAGCCACTACAACGACAGCTACCTCGACCGGCGCATCTCCTCGCGAATGCGCCGAACACAGACCGATACCTACGCCGAGTACGTCGACCTGCTTCACAGCGAACCCGAGGAACAGGAGTCTCTTCTCGAGTCTTTCAGCATCAACGTCACCGGCTTTTTCAGAAACCCCGAGGTCTGGGACGGTATCCGCCAGATTCTGCGCCACTGTAGCGCCCGTACAAAGGACACCGACGAGACGATCCGAATCTGGAGTGCAGCCTGTGCAGACGGTCGCGAACCGTACTCGCTATCCTTGCTTGCCCATCTCGACCCCGAAATCGACGCTGACGCCGTCGAAATCCTCGGCACCGACATCAGCAAGCCAGCACTCGAGACTGCCCGAAACGGCGTCTACGAAGCGCCCCGTACCGTCGACCTGGACGACCAGCTCTCGTTCCTCGAGGAGTACGACGAACAGTACGAGCAGTACGTCGAACGCCAGGGCCGAACATATACACTCGATGATCATATTCGCCAGTCCGTGACGTTCGAACGCCACGACCTCATCAACGACGAGCCGAAATCGACCGGCGACTTCGACCTCGTCGTCTGCCGAAACCTGTTTATCTACATCGACAACGAGTTCAAGCGCCCAATATTGCAGACGATCGCACGCTCGCTGACCAACGACGGTTTCCTCGTTATCGGCAAGGCCGAGACGATTCCGCCATCACTGAAATCCGCCTTCGAGGTCCGCGACGCACGTCGACGTATCTACCAGTGTGACACCCCGTAG
- a CDS encoding DUF7266 family protein: MISDHESNGDNRERGMSIAVTHVLTIGITTILIALLLTSAGGLLETETDRSAERSLETIGERIAGEVESADQLAAKDDPDVTITAAHPRTVANSGYTVTLREDCEAPLLDGETDCVELTASNADTVVHVPFTTDRDIDENEVAGGTIEIEVDDDGISLTGGNR, translated from the coding sequence ATGATCTCCGATCACGAGTCTAACGGAGATAACCGAGAGCGCGGAATGTCCATCGCCGTCACACACGTCCTCACCATCGGGATCACGACAATCCTGATCGCGCTCTTGCTCACCAGCGCTGGCGGCCTACTCGAGACGGAGACCGATCGCTCTGCGGAGCGATCACTCGAGACGATCGGTGAACGAATCGCTGGCGAGGTCGAGAGTGCAGACCAGCTCGCCGCCAAAGACGATCCGGACGTGACGATTACAGCAGCCCATCCACGCACTGTGGCGAACTCCGGCTACACCGTCACGTTGCGTGAGGACTGCGAAGCGCCGTTACTCGATGGTGAGACAGACTGCGTCGAACTGACGGCGAGTAACGCAGATACCGTGGTTCACGTGCCGTTTACGACAGATCGAGACATCGATGAAAACGAGGTCGCTGGCGGAACGATCGAAATCGAGGTTGACGACGATGGAATCTCACTCACCGGAGGGAACCGATGA
- a CDS encoding DUF7289 family protein codes for MKRSEQSPGRFSCDDRGVSEVIAFVLVFGIILSSVALLSMTGFQAMEDYQENEQLQNAERAMDALAENYNDVLQHSAIEERYAELSLREGTVSTGSSGTEVTVSINGESIHDNSASNFYDPNTDSVSLGEFAYTTGSDTVAYDGGAVVRESEFGSAVVRQPHLTCNDDRAIISLVAIDADERSIQSSDGLGFTMSVENRTTEVYDEDIDNVSVSAGSSPAQTAWEDHILDRGNWDEGECTADEVLVTVVEVSIEY; via the coding sequence ATGAAGCGATCTGAACAGTCACCGGGGCGATTCAGTTGTGATGACCGCGGTGTCTCTGAGGTCATCGCGTTCGTCCTGGTCTTCGGAATCATCCTCTCGTCGGTTGCACTGCTCTCGATGACTGGCTTTCAGGCGATGGAAGACTACCAGGAAAACGAACAACTGCAAAATGCTGAGCGGGCGATGGACGCGCTCGCGGAGAACTATAACGATGTGTTACAACACAGCGCGATCGAAGAGCGCTACGCCGAACTCTCCCTGCGAGAAGGAACAGTTTCGACCGGCAGTAGCGGAACGGAGGTTACAGTCTCAATCAATGGTGAATCGATTCACGACAATTCGGCGAGCAACTTCTACGACCCTAATACGGATTCCGTCAGTCTCGGTGAATTTGCCTACACCACCGGTTCGGATACAGTCGCCTACGATGGTGGAGCCGTCGTTCGGGAGAGCGAATTCGGGAGCGCCGTCGTCAGGCAACCGCACCTAACGTGCAATGATGACCGAGCTATCATCTCACTCGTGGCGATCGACGCCGACGAGCGGTCGATCCAGAGCAGTGACGGTCTTGGGTTCACGATGTCTGTCGAGAATCGAACGACAGAAGTGTACGATGAGGACATTGACAACGTCTCAGTTTCTGCCGGCTCATCACCAGCACAGACCGCCTGGGAGGATCACATCCTCGACCGAGGTAATTGGGACGAGGGCGAGTGTACTGCAGACGAAGTTCTCGTAACAGTCGTGGAAGTCTCCATCGAGTACTGA
- a CDS encoding DUF7288 family protein, with translation MDRERTQRTETERHTDRGQAYTLEGFIGAMIVLMAVLFALQSVVITPTSGGLADRSVQSQVQQEAQDALIVSDQHDNLSALVRHWDEDESFAGASGSPAPDEEYQTFSQDDLENASVLGQVLNKRFADQGWNYNLEFHYTDGSEFDHKTAVYQGSPPSDAITTSYMVTLYEDQYVKPDEEEEIGEFEDPMIPRATSEGDPVYNVVEVRLVVW, from the coding sequence ATGGATCGAGAACGCACACAGAGAACGGAAACGGAGCGACACACCGACCGCGGTCAGGCCTACACACTCGAGGGCTTCATCGGTGCGATGATCGTCCTGATGGCGGTACTCTTTGCACTCCAGTCGGTCGTTATCACGCCAACATCGGGTGGACTGGCCGATCGCTCGGTCCAGTCCCAGGTTCAGCAGGAAGCACAGGACGCACTGATTGTCAGCGACCAGCATGACAATCTGTCGGCACTCGTTCGCCACTGGGACGAGGATGAAAGCTTTGCAGGGGCTTCTGGGTCACCAGCGCCTGATGAAGAGTATCAAACGTTTAGCCAGGATGATCTCGAAAATGCGTCCGTCCTCGGGCAAGTGTTGAACAAGCGCTTTGCAGACCAGGGCTGGAACTACAATCTCGAGTTCCACTACACTGATGGAAGCGAGTTCGATCACAAAACGGCGGTGTACCAGGGAAGTCCACCGTCGGATGCGATCACTACAAGCTACATGGTGACGCTATATGAGGATCAGTACGTCAAACCAGATGAGGAAGAGGAGATCGGGGAGTTTGAGGACCCAATGATCCCACGCGCAACGAGCGAGGGAGATCCCGTCTACAACGTCGTGGAGGTGCGACTGGTCGTATGGTAG
- a CDS encoding chemotaxis protein CheC, producing MKLDVNALGTFYRMAREGAGLAAGRLTHMTDVETRAGVTKLNFMRGREIRRDFEDSTAKVGVRVELTGAIDGYSVIVFERENALRIVETLLEESATDADATNEDGDLEEFDEMTKSAATEVGNIMNNGFIDGWADVLETVIDVSTPEFVEGHSAETFFDEVEEAPAGDDLALLFQSQIETIETQVGFSHYLFPERESMASLLEQLRASDGIEYDKLDGFDRMAEQGAEEVAKTATTLTGIDTSVEIRRLNFVSLETIPEQVPDERLVGVAFEFDGLPSGYLLFLFDEESANEIVDAMVPMEVDEDGFGQMGQSAITELGNIMASGFLDGWANVLDTTIDHSTPEFIHDIGAAAVDPVVIQLGEEQEFAFVFDTVIVADGQEFDCEIYAIPDESDLERALNDLDVDRIEQAPTTAEFQEVTDT from the coding sequence ATGAAACTCGACGTCAACGCACTCGGGACGTTCTACCGGATGGCTCGAGAGGGTGCCGGCCTCGCAGCGGGGCGGCTGACACACATGACTGACGTCGAAACCCGAGCTGGTGTCACGAAGCTCAACTTCATGCGCGGCCGGGAGATCCGCCGCGACTTCGAGGATTCGACCGCGAAAGTCGGCGTCCGGGTCGAACTCACCGGCGCGATAGACGGCTACTCCGTCATCGTCTTCGAGCGTGAGAACGCGCTTCGTATCGTCGAGACACTCCTGGAGGAGTCGGCGACCGACGCTGACGCCACTAACGAAGACGGCGACCTCGAGGAGTTCGACGAGATGACCAAGAGTGCGGCCACCGAGGTCGGCAACATCATGAACAACGGCTTTATCGACGGCTGGGCGGACGTCCTCGAGACGGTGATCGACGTGTCGACGCCCGAGTTCGTCGAGGGTCACTCGGCCGAGACGTTCTTCGACGAAGTCGAGGAAGCGCCAGCCGGTGACGACCTCGCACTGCTCTTTCAGAGCCAGATCGAGACAATCGAGACCCAGGTCGGGTTCAGTCACTACCTCTTCCCCGAACGCGAGTCGATGGCGTCGCTTCTCGAACAACTCCGAGCCAGTGACGGGATCGAGTACGACAAACTCGATGGCTTCGACCGTATGGCAGAACAGGGCGCAGAGGAGGTCGCAAAAACGGCAACGACGCTCACCGGTATCGATACAAGCGTCGAGATCCGGCGGCTCAACTTCGTCTCACTCGAGACGATTCCCGAGCAGGTGCCCGACGAGCGACTCGTCGGCGTTGCCTTCGAATTCGACGGTCTCCCAAGCGGATACTTGCTGTTCCTGTTCGACGAGGAGTCGGCAAACGAAATCGTCGACGCGATGGTTCCGATGGAGGTTGACGAGGATGGCTTCGGCCAGATGGGCCAGAGTGCGATCACGGAACTGGGGAACATTATGGCCAGCGGGTTCCTCGACGGCTGGGCCAACGTGCTCGATACGACGATCGACCACTCGACGCCGGAATTCATCCACGATATCGGCGCTGCCGCGGTCGATCCCGTCGTGATCCAGCTCGGCGAGGAACAGGAGTTTGCGTTCGTCTTCGACACGGTTATCGTCGCCGACGGACAGGAGTTCGACTGTGAGATCTACGCGATCCCTGACGAGTCAGACCTCGAACGCGCGCTAAACGATCTCGACGTCGACCGAATCGAACAGGCACCGACGACCGCCGAATTCCAGGAAGTTACTGACACATGA
- a CDS encoding DUF7287 family protein, with translation MRDERTISVGTSAWERGQTTQDFVVGIGIFILAIAFVFSFLPSLITPFDSPAGGAETAQADRIADQVVANLSDGVQANEIIDDEFEERYVEANETELSKQIGLRANEDEEIVYDNVNISIERLNPQGEDGRYVNTDELAAGDTYDNQSAASAARIVTVVDEDGTPPEGCESACRLVVRTW, from the coding sequence ATGCGCGACGAACGCACGATTTCAGTTGGGACGTCGGCCTGGGAACGAGGACAGACGACGCAGGATTTCGTCGTCGGTATTGGAATCTTTATCCTGGCGATCGCGTTCGTCTTCTCGTTTCTGCCGTCGCTGATTACGCCGTTTGATTCGCCAGCCGGTGGTGCCGAGACTGCACAGGCGGACCGGATTGCGGATCAGGTTGTCGCGAATCTATCTGATGGCGTGCAGGCAAACGAAATCATCGATGACGAGTTCGAAGAACGGTATGTGGAGGCAAACGAAACGGAACTGAGTAAGCAAATCGGACTCCGTGCAAACGAGGATGAAGAGATTGTCTACGACAATGTGAACATCAGTATTGAAAGACTGAATCCGCAGGGCGAGGACGGCCGCTACGTGAATACGGACGAACTCGCCGCTGGAGACACGTACGACAACCAATCGGCGGCGAGTGCGGCACGAATCGTCACTGTCGTAGATGAGGATGGAACACCCCCAGAAGGCTGTGAGTCTGCCTGTAGGCTCGTTGTGAGGACGTGGTGA
- a CDS encoding chemotaxis protein CheD, protein MKTYGTEPGAPTPVQVGISELTVSDGDDTLKSYGLGSCVAIALYDPETEIGGLAHTMLPDGDAAENSDRKPGKYADTAIRALLRRMVERGASYTAVEAKLAGGSDMFEFDSFGDGVGQRNIAAAKAELEKLGVPLVAADLGGDRGRTVEFTPGTGTLVVKSSNEDGTQEVTEL, encoded by the coding sequence ATGAAGACATACGGAACAGAACCGGGCGCGCCGACGCCGGTCCAGGTTGGTATCTCCGAACTGACCGTCAGCGACGGCGACGATACACTCAAATCCTACGGACTCGGCTCCTGTGTCGCAATTGCCCTCTACGATCCCGAGACGGAGATTGGTGGCCTCGCCCACACGATGCTCCCTGACGGCGACGCAGCCGAGAACAGCGACCGAAAACCGGGGAAGTACGCGGATACTGCCATCCGCGCACTGCTTCGGCGCATGGTCGAGCGCGGCGCGAGCTACACCGCCGTCGAGGCCAAACTCGCGGGCGGCAGCGACATGTTCGAGTTCGATAGCTTCGGCGACGGCGTCGGCCAGCGAAATATCGCCGCGGCCAAGGCCGAACTCGAGAAGCTTGGCGTGCCGCTGGTCGCGGCTGACCTGGGTGGTGACCGCGGCCGAACGGTCGAGTTCACCCCCGGAACGGGGACGCTCGTAGTGAAGAGTTCGAACGAGGATGGCACGCAGGAAGTGACGGAGCTGTGA